In Balneola sp., one genomic interval encodes:
- a CDS encoding mercuric reductase yields the protein MAGYDFDMIVIGGGAAGLTSSGIAANFGAKTMMIEADRLGGDCTWTGCIPSKTLLKAAKVARQIKEAGKYGLIDGEPNIDFKKVMQHVDEVRKEVYHDADRPEIFEDQKIEVVFGKASFKDSHTIDIQLTDGGSRTVSSKYFIIATGAKAFVPPIDGIQDVDYLTNESLFEIEELPKELLIIGGGPIGTEMSQAFVNLGSEVTVIDMADRIMTNDDPDLVEILQGELEKQGVKYELGASVQRVEQEGDRFKVYVEVHGEQKVLEGDALLMATGRKSNTASLNLDAAGVESEMGNITVNESCRTNQKHIYAAGDVTGRYQFTHMSEHMAKIAATKALLKVVPMKIEKDNVPWVTFTDPELAHVGKTEKKLKEEGVKYEVYRFPYSKIDRAVSEGESVGMVKLFAKKLSGKLLGASVVGAHAGEFISEYAVAMRNGVSLRGIADTIHPYPSWGLGARRAADQWYIKNQSEWSVKLIKTIFGYRGEIPDYSDKDRVV from the coding sequence ATGGCTGGATATGATTTTGATATGATTGTGATTGGTGGGGGAGCTGCTGGTCTTACATCCTCGGGAATAGCAGCAAACTTCGGTGCAAAAACAATGATGATCGAAGCCGATCGGCTTGGCGGAGATTGTACATGGACCGGGTGTATTCCATCGAAAACATTACTCAAAGCAGCTAAGGTTGCCCGCCAAATCAAAGAAGCCGGTAAATATGGACTCATTGACGGGGAGCCAAATATCGACTTCAAAAAAGTGATGCAGCACGTTGATGAGGTTCGCAAAGAAGTTTATCACGATGCAGATCGTCCTGAGATTTTTGAAGACCAGAAAATTGAGGTGGTTTTTGGAAAAGCTTCTTTCAAAGATTCGCACACGATTGATATTCAGCTAACTGATGGCGGCAGTCGAACGGTTTCTTCCAAATATTTCATCATTGCTACCGGGGCAAAAGCTTTCGTCCCTCCAATAGATGGAATTCAGGACGTGGATTATTTAACAAATGAAAGTCTGTTTGAAATTGAAGAACTGCCAAAAGAATTATTGATAATTGGCGGTGGACCGATTGGCACCGAAATGTCTCAGGCTTTTGTGAATTTGGGGTCTGAAGTTACCGTAATAGACATGGCCGATCGAATTATGACGAATGATGATCCGGATCTGGTCGAAATCCTGCAAGGAGAGTTGGAAAAACAGGGAGTGAAATATGAGTTGGGAGCTTCTGTACAAAGAGTTGAACAGGAAGGCGATCGATTCAAAGTGTATGTGGAAGTACATGGAGAGCAAAAAGTACTGGAAGGTGATGCGTTACTCATGGCAACGGGTCGGAAATCCAATACAGCGTCACTAAATTTAGATGCGGCAGGTGTTGAATCCGAAATGGGCAATATTACGGTAAATGAGAGCTGTCGAACCAATCAAAAGCATATCTATGCAGCAGGTGATGTGACAGGGCGATACCAATTCACCCATATGAGCGAGCACATGGCGAAGATTGCAGCTACCAAAGCCTTGCTGAAGGTTGTCCCCATGAAGATTGAAAAAGATAATGTGCCTTGGGTTACTTTTACCGATCCCGAGTTGGCCCATGTTGGAAAAACAGAGAAGAAGTTGAAAGAAGAAGGAGTGAAATACGAGGTTTATCGATTTCCTTATTCCAAAATTGATCGCGCTGTTTCAGAAGGAGAATCGGTGGGTATGGTGAAACTCTTTGCCAAGAAGTTATCCGGCAAGTTATTGGGAGCTTCGGTTGTGGGCGCTCATGCGGGGGAGTTCATCTCTGAATATGCTGTAGCCATGAGGAATGGAGTCTCACTCCGCGGCATTGCTGATACCATTCATCCATATCCAAGCTGGGGATTAGGCGCTCGTCGTGCTGCTGATCAATGGTACATCAAGAACCAAAGCGAATGGTCGGTTAAGCTTATTAAAACAATTTTTGGATATCGAGGTGAAATTCCTGACTACAGTGATAAGGATCGGGTTGTTTAG
- a CDS encoding L-asparaginase 1, translated as MKKNLLIQTGGTIAMNAKGEGVELNPEKWSKVLYDEIPELNEIAEITTLPLFFEDSSDLNASHWIELAACIEENYSTYNGFVILHGTDTMAYSASALSFGLKNLGKPVIFTGSQLPMSTIRSDARRNLVNAIELATMDFKEVGICFNDALYRGNRSTKLSIGDFDAFGSPNCSPLADIGIQIEALVQHSFGEGEFENQAKYSDEVFVLTAHPNMNPELLNGLDLSKIRAVVLRAFGSGNFCVKGEKSLLPFLDRCKEHDVVVAIVSQADYDSVDLSQYSAGRAALKHGAISGNDLTLEAAVTKLMFLLAHYDSKTDIEERFQQSLVGEL; from the coding sequence ATGAAAAAAAATTTACTGATACAGACCGGTGGAACCATTGCCATGAATGCAAAAGGTGAAGGTGTGGAGCTCAATCCCGAGAAATGGTCTAAAGTGCTTTACGATGAAATCCCCGAACTGAACGAGATTGCTGAGATCACCACACTCCCTCTTTTCTTTGAGGATAGCTCGGATTTGAATGCTTCCCACTGGATAGAACTGGCTGCTTGTATTGAAGAGAACTACTCCACTTACAATGGCTTTGTGATTTTGCACGGAACCGACACGATGGCGTATTCAGCTTCTGCTCTGAGTTTTGGACTGAAGAATCTGGGCAAGCCTGTGATTTTCACCGGAAGTCAGTTACCTATGAGCACTATTCGAAGTGATGCCCGCCGAAATCTTGTCAACGCCATTGAACTGGCCACCATGGATTTTAAGGAAGTTGGCATTTGCTTCAATGATGCCCTGTATCGCGGAAACAGATCTACCAAACTCAGCATTGGTGATTTTGATGCTTTCGGCTCTCCCAACTGTTCTCCTCTTGCGGATATTGGAATTCAAATTGAAGCGCTGGTTCAGCATTCTTTTGGTGAAGGTGAATTTGAGAATCAGGCTAAGTATTCTGATGAAGTTTTCGTACTGACTGCCCATCCAAATATGAACCCCGAACTGTTGAATGGATTAGACTTAAGTAAAATCAGAGCGGTCGTTCTTCGTGCTTTCGGTAGCGGGAATTTTTGTGTGAAGGGTGAAAAGAGCCTGCTCCCTTTTCTGGATAGATGTAAAGAACATGATGTAGTTGTAGCTATTGTTTCTCAAGCCGATTACGACTCGGTCGATCTCAGCCAATACTCCGCAGGTCGTGCCGCTCTAAAACACGGAGCCATCAGTGGGAATGATCTTACCTTGGAAGCCGCTGTGACCAAACTCATGTTTTTATTAGCACATTACGATTCCAAAACCGATATTGAAGAACGTTTCCAGCAATCGCTGGTCGGGGAACTTTAA
- a CDS encoding elongation factor G produces MKVYNPTRIRNVVLLGHSGSGKTTLAETMLFEAGAINRRGSVGEKNTVSDYHSLEKEKEKSIHSSFLNLDWRGHKINLIDTPGTSDYIGEVAGPLRIADTAIFVLNAEQGVETATDSLWKNVQKYNVPSMFVVNKLDTDQSDFWKTVEEAKEHFGRQVTVVQFPFSEGPDFHAIIDVLRMTMYEFPKEGGKPDKLPIPDSQKARAQQLHQELVETIAENDETLMDIYFEQGELDEEQMQQGLHISLVNGQIFPLFVSCASKNMGTGRVMGFLDDVAPNPLQGNPPKTEDGEVFELNPDGKPVMFLFKTHSESHVGDLIYFKTYGGVIRPGMDLVNSSNSSSVRLGSLFLTEGHKRIEINEIQTGDIGAVVKLKDGEVNDTLHEKGHEVKLQGIEFPPTTIRTAVKLVKEGDEDKLGHALHQIHREDPSVLIEHSQELRQVIIHGQGEEHLAVIEDQLRNRFKLDIEFITPKIPYRETITKGVKAQYKHKKQSGGAGQFAEVELLIEPYTEGMSTPDDLKVRDVQEHDLSWGGKLVFQNCIVGGVIDNRFMPAILKGVMEKMENGPMSGCRARDIRVSVFDGSMHSVDSNEAAFKTAGLMAFRDGFMRANPQLMEPVYEIEVSVPSDFMGDVMSDLSTRRGQIQGMAGEGSIQKIKAHVPLEELDHYSTKLKSMTQGSATYTREFSHYAQVPRDVQDRVIKNNLQVEEA; encoded by the coding sequence ATGAAAGTATATAATCCTACCCGAATTCGTAATGTTGTTCTGTTGGGGCATTCAGGCTCCGGAAAAACAACGTTAGCCGAAACGATGCTTTTCGAAGCCGGAGCAATTAACCGAAGAGGTTCAGTCGGAGAGAAGAATACCGTCTCTGACTATCATTCGCTGGAGAAGGAAAAAGAGAAATCAATTCACTCTTCCTTTTTAAACCTGGACTGGCGCGGCCATAAAATTAATCTGATCGATACTCCTGGAACTTCCGATTACATAGGAGAAGTAGCTGGCCCATTACGTATAGCAGACACTGCAATTTTTGTACTAAATGCCGAGCAGGGAGTTGAAACAGCCACGGATTCACTTTGGAAAAATGTACAAAAGTATAACGTACCCTCCATGTTTGTGGTGAATAAGCTCGATACTGATCAATCTGATTTCTGGAAAACGGTTGAGGAAGCCAAAGAGCATTTTGGGCGCCAAGTTACGGTCGTTCAGTTCCCATTTAGTGAGGGACCGGATTTTCATGCCATTATTGACGTGCTAAGAATGACGATGTATGAGTTTCCGAAAGAAGGAGGGAAACCGGATAAATTGCCGATTCCTGATTCTCAGAAAGCTAGAGCCCAGCAGCTTCATCAAGAGTTGGTAGAAACCATTGCCGAGAACGATGAGACTTTAATGGACATCTATTTTGAGCAAGGCGAACTTGATGAAGAGCAGATGCAGCAAGGACTTCATATCTCGTTAGTAAACGGACAGATTTTCCCACTGTTTGTGAGCTGTGCTTCCAAAAACATGGGAACGGGTCGTGTTATGGGATTTCTGGATGATGTGGCACCCAACCCATTGCAAGGAAACCCTCCTAAAACCGAAGATGGTGAAGTGTTTGAATTGAATCCTGACGGAAAACCGGTCATGTTTCTATTTAAGACACATTCCGAATCGCATGTGGGAGATTTGATCTATTTCAAAACCTATGGCGGTGTTATTCGCCCGGGAATGGATTTGGTGAACAGCAGTAATTCGTCTTCAGTAAGGCTTGGCAGTTTGTTTTTAACGGAAGGCCACAAAAGGATTGAAATCAATGAAATTCAAACCGGAGATATTGGAGCCGTTGTAAAACTGAAGGATGGAGAAGTAAATGATACCCTTCATGAAAAAGGTCATGAAGTAAAACTTCAGGGTATTGAATTCCCACCAACAACTATCAGAACCGCTGTAAAATTGGTAAAAGAAGGTGATGAAGATAAACTGGGACATGCACTACATCAGATTCACCGGGAAGATCCTTCGGTGCTAATTGAACATAGTCAGGAATTAAGGCAGGTGATTATTCACGGACAAGGTGAAGAACATTTAGCTGTGATCGAAGATCAGCTTAGAAATCGTTTTAAGCTGGATATTGAATTTATCACCCCAAAAATCCCATATCGGGAGACGATCACTAAAGGAGTTAAAGCACAGTATAAGCACAAAAAGCAATCTGGAGGAGCCGGACAGTTTGCAGAGGTTGAACTCCTTATTGAGCCATATACCGAGGGGATGTCAACACCGGATGACCTCAAAGTTCGGGATGTTCAAGAGCATGATTTAAGCTGGGGCGGCAAGCTGGTTTTTCAAAACTGCATTGTTGGTGGAGTCATTGATAACCGATTTATGCCCGCAATCTTAAAAGGAGTGATGGAGAAAATGGAGAATGGCCCCATGAGCGGTTGCCGAGCCCGTGATATTCGGGTGTCTGTTTTTGATGGTTCCATGCATTCCGTTGATTCAAACGAAGCTGCTTTCAAAACGGCTGGCTTAATGGCTTTTCGGGATGGATTTATGCGAGCCAATCCCCAGCTGATGGAGCCGGTGTATGAAATTGAAGTATCAGTTCCTTCTGATTTTATGGGAGATGTTATGAGTGACCTCAGCACACGCCGTGGACAAATTCAGGGCATGGCTGGCGAAGGTTCAATTCAGAAAATAAAGGCTCATGTTCCTCTGGAGGAATTGGATCATTATTCAACTAAGCTTAAATCTATGACTCAGGGCAGTGCGACTTATACCCGAGAGTTTTCGCATTATGCGCAGGTACCGAGGGACGTGCAGGATCGGGTTATTAAGAATAATTTGCAGGTAGAGGAGGCGTAG
- the lptC gene encoding LPS export ABC transporter periplasmic protein LptC: MKNIHLFLLPIFLLPLTTSCGELTEFENKQVQEALSDSLFTTTESWGIDMEVLENGKLKLKLSGSYAASIKDESRNLTKISGPVYIEIFDEEGKPDTFVNADSAVHKPQDSEFELFGNVRVDAPGGKKLQSDYLKWERQRDRVSTPEFVIFISPPDSIAAQGFFGDSDLNNYTLNEGGGRAVIE; encoded by the coding sequence ATGAAAAACATCCACCTTTTCTTACTGCCCATATTTTTGCTCCCTCTGACGACAAGCTGTGGAGAACTTACTGAGTTTGAGAACAAACAGGTACAGGAAGCACTAAGCGATTCTCTTTTCACAACTACTGAAAGCTGGGGAATTGATATGGAAGTGCTTGAAAACGGAAAGCTAAAACTCAAACTTTCCGGGAGTTATGCTGCCTCAATTAAAGACGAATCTCGAAATTTAACCAAGATAAGCGGCCCCGTTTATATCGAGATTTTTGACGAAGAGGGAAAACCCGATACTTTTGTAAACGCAGACAGCGCCGTCCATAAACCTCAGGATTCTGAATTTGAGCTTTTCGGTAATGTTCGAGTTGACGCTCCGGGTGGCAAGAAACTTCAATCTGATTACCTGAAGTGGGAGCGCCAGCGAGATCGGGTAAGCACTCCTGAGTTTGTCATATTCATTTCTCCGCCCGACAGTATTGCTGCCCAAGGCTTTTTTGGAGACTCAGACCTTAACAACTACACGCTGAATGAAGGCGGCGGAAGGGCAGTCATTGAATAA
- a CDS encoding uracil phosphoribosyltransferase, which produces MENVTEIDHPVVKRYLSILRNKKTETAPFRRAMSTIGTILAYQALTDLPMKTYDVETPIQTTTGYEPSSEVFVIPILRAGLSLVDGIISFMPDAKVGHIGVYRDEQTHEPVNYYHNFPGGLKGAYTLVVDPMLATGGSGSHAIKFLKENGADNIKFVSLISAPEGIERLQKDHPDVPIITASIDEKLNENAFIVPGLGDAGDRYFGTL; this is translated from the coding sequence ATGGAAAACGTCACAGAAATAGACCATCCTGTCGTTAAGCGCTATCTCAGTATTCTCCGGAATAAAAAAACTGAGACCGCGCCTTTTCGCAGGGCCATGAGCACCATCGGTACTATTTTGGCTTATCAGGCACTTACTGATTTGCCTATGAAAACTTATGATGTAGAAACGCCCATTCAGACCACAACAGGTTATGAACCATCATCTGAAGTTTTTGTAATTCCCATTTTGAGAGCTGGGCTTAGTTTAGTTGATGGGATCATCAGTTTTATGCCGGATGCAAAAGTTGGGCATATTGGTGTTTATCGTGATGAACAAACTCATGAACCCGTCAACTACTATCATAACTTTCCCGGCGGCTTGAAGGGAGCCTACACATTAGTTGTAGACCCGATGTTAGCTACCGGAGGCAGTGGTTCTCATGCTATCAAATTCCTAAAAGAAAATGGAGCAGATAATATTAAATTCGTTTCCCTTATCTCTGCTCCTGAAGGAATTGAACGGCTCCAGAAAGATCACCCCGATGTCCCGATTATCACCGCATCAATTGATGAGAAATTAAATGAGAATGCTTTCATTGTGCCTGGTTTAGGTGATGCTGGTGACCGATATTTCGGTACGTTATAA
- a CDS encoding sodium:alanine symporter family protein, giving the protein MVVVLLGFGIFITLRLGFVQIRRFAHGIKSVMGVYDNPDDTGDVNHFQALTTALSATVGIGNIAGVAIAIHYGGPGALFWMWVTAFFGMAIKYAECTLAVKHRVQNADGSVSGGPMYYIEKGLGENWKWLAIFFAAMAVICSFLTGNAVQANTVADTMYSTFLVPAWITGIFTASVVGIVIVGGIKRIGQVTARLMPIMALIYVLGALTILLLNASDVIPAFKTIFVTAFTPEAGLFGIVSGGFLTTLVWGIKRGLFSNEAGQGSAPIAHGAAKTEEPVREGVVALLEPFIDTILICTMTGLVIVSTNVWQERHDVQFDPVTVENTYVFDEDGDTMLSIVNGEATDGYVERNDAPTGMFYADEERTTPFTGSIDVSSGSAVIISASGNEVEVLYTSIAENGAPLTSLAFEKGLSSLFPGGQMIVTICVLLFGISTAISWSYYGDRSIQYLAGDKSIIYYKIVYLVMHFIGAIFPLATVWAIGDIALGLMTFPNIIALFALSGSVAVASKKYFTKMEEFEAKES; this is encoded by the coding sequence ATGGTTGTTGTGCTTTTGGGATTTGGAATCTTCATTACGCTCCGACTCGGGTTTGTACAGATTCGACGATTTGCTCACGGTATAAAATCTGTTATGGGAGTTTACGATAATCCCGATGATACCGGTGATGTCAACCACTTTCAGGCCTTAACTACAGCTCTCTCTGCAACCGTAGGTATTGGTAATATTGCCGGTGTTGCTATAGCCATCCATTATGGAGGTCCCGGAGCCCTTTTCTGGATGTGGGTTACTGCTTTCTTTGGAATGGCAATCAAATACGCTGAGTGTACACTGGCTGTAAAACACCGTGTGCAAAATGCCGACGGTTCTGTATCTGGTGGACCGATGTATTATATCGAAAAAGGCTTAGGTGAAAACTGGAAGTGGCTTGCAATCTTTTTTGCAGCGATGGCGGTAATCTGTTCATTTCTTACCGGTAATGCCGTACAAGCCAATACCGTTGCTGACACCATGTACTCAACATTTTTAGTACCTGCCTGGATTACAGGGATCTTCACTGCTTCCGTAGTTGGTATTGTTATTGTAGGTGGGATTAAGCGTATTGGCCAGGTAACTGCACGACTGATGCCCATCATGGCTCTGATTTATGTGTTAGGTGCACTCACCATTTTACTATTAAATGCCAGTGACGTAATTCCTGCTTTTAAAACTATTTTTGTTACTGCTTTTACTCCTGAAGCCGGACTTTTCGGAATTGTTTCCGGTGGATTTTTAACCACATTGGTTTGGGGAATTAAACGAGGTTTATTTTCGAATGAAGCTGGTCAGGGTTCTGCCCCTATCGCTCACGGTGCTGCGAAAACAGAAGAACCGGTTCGTGAAGGTGTGGTTGCTCTGTTAGAACCATTCATTGATACCATCCTGATTTGTACAATGACCGGTTTGGTGATTGTTAGTACAAACGTATGGCAAGAGCGCCACGATGTACAGTTTGATCCGGTTACCGTAGAAAATACCTATGTATTTGACGAGGACGGCGACACCATGCTTTCTATTGTGAACGGTGAAGCCACCGATGGTTATGTAGAACGAAATGATGCTCCAACCGGAATGTTTTATGCTGATGAAGAACGCACTACTCCATTCACAGGATCCATTGATGTTTCCAGTGGATCAGCGGTGATTATTTCTGCCAGTGGAAATGAAGTAGAAGTTTTATATACCAGTATCGCTGAGAATGGGGCTCCTCTTACTTCGCTCGCTTTCGAGAAAGGACTCTCTTCTCTATTCCCCGGCGGCCAAATGATTGTTACTATTTGTGTGCTCCTGTTTGGTATCTCAACCGCTATTAGTTGGAGTTACTATGGAGACCGTTCCATTCAGTATCTGGCCGGCGATAAGTCGATCATATACTACAAAATAGTATACCTGGTGATGCATTTTATTGGGGCCATCTTCCCACTTGCAACCGTTTGGGCTATCGGTGATATCGCGCTTGGTTTGATGACCTTCCCGAATATCATTGCCTTGTTTGCCCTTTCAGGTTCTGTAGCTGTAGCCAGCAAAAAGTATTTCACTAAAATGGAAGAATTTGAAGCGAAAGAATCATAA
- a CDS encoding integration host factor subunit beta: MTKADIVDVISSSVGLTKVETEAVVNGFMETVIDAMKRGENIELRGFGSFKVVKRAQRVARNPKTNEEVIVPEQFAPVLKMSKDFKEAVNEAQMVEK, translated from the coding sequence ATGACTAAAGCAGACATAGTAGATGTAATTTCTTCATCTGTAGGTTTGACCAAAGTAGAAACTGAAGCCGTAGTTAATGGTTTCATGGAAACCGTTATTGATGCGATGAAGCGGGGAGAAAATATTGAACTTCGTGGCTTTGGAAGTTTTAAGGTTGTTAAACGTGCGCAGCGTGTGGCAAGAAACCCTAAAACAAATGAAGAAGTTATTGTCCCTGAACAATTCGCTCCGGTTTTAAAAATGTCTAAAGATTTTAAAGAAGCTGTGAACGAAGCACAGATGGTTGAAAAATGA